TACCCCAGCCGGAGAGTGGTACCGCGCGTTCTTTGAAAGAAGCCGTGGCCATCGCCAATATGATTGGTTACCCCCTCATGGTGCGGCCGTCCTTTGTGCTTGGCGGTCGGGGCATGAAAGTCATCTACGATGGGGATGAACTCAAGAGACACGCTGAGGAAGCTATTCAGGTCAGCCCTGAATACCCCATGCTTATCGATAGGTTCCTGGAACATGCCATTGAGACCGAAGTGGATGCCCTCTGTGATGGAGAGCACACCTTTGTTGTTGCTGTCATGGAGCATATCGAGCTGGCCGGAGTCCATTCAGGAGATGCTGCCTGTGTTATTCCTTCGAGGACAATCAAAGAAGAACACTTGAGAACCATTGAGGAATACACGGCGAAGATAGTCAGGGACTTGAGGGCAGTGGGGCTCATCAATATACAGTACGCTATATGTGATGATGTGGTTCATATTCTGGAGGCTAATCCGAGAGCTTCTCGTACCGTGCCGTTCGTATCGAAGGTGACCGGAATTCCTATTGCGCGTATTGCCACCTACCTGGTAATGGGCAAGAAACTGAAGGACTTTCCTGAGCTGAGGAAACGCACACTTCCTTACGTAGGAGTCAAAGAGGCGGTTTTCCCCTTCAATATGTTTCCAGAGGTAGACCCTGTACTGGGTCCAGAGATGAAATCCACGGGAGAGGTAATGGGGATTGCTGATACCTTTGGACTTGCTTTCTACAAGGCTGCTGAAGCTGCTGGTGCCAGACTCCCTGTGGAAGGGAATGTTCTGTTGACTATAGCGGACAAGGACAAGCCGGAGCTGCCTCCGATAGCCCGGAAAATCAAGGAACTGGGATTTCGGATCTATGCTACCGAAGGAACAGGTGCTCTTCTGACAGAGCATGGCATACCTAATACTCAAGCGAAGAAACTGCAAGAAGGTAGGCCGAACATTGCAGATTCAATCAAGAATAAGGATATTCATCTCGTGATCAATACACCAGCCGGTCGGAGCAGCAAGTATGATGATAGCTATATTCGCAAAACGGCAATCCAGTATAAGGTGCCGTATATAACTTCAATGGCAGCTGCTCAAGCCAGCGCTGAAGGTATAGAGGCTGTGAGGAAACAAGAGATTCATCCCAAGTCTCTTCAGGAGTATCAGCGAGAACTCTCATAGGGAGGGGGAATCCTGGCAAGCACCAATCGGGCTCTTGTTATGCAGCTGCTGAGAGAATACTTGAGAAGATGAAACAGGTAACCGCCATCGTCGTGTCTAATAGTGAGATAATGCCTCGGATCCATCTTGTCTGGTTGGAAGCGCCGGAAATTGCCAGGATTGCACGTCCCGGGCAATTCGTTATGGTACGGTGTGGGGACAGCCACGATCCTTTATTGCGGCGGCCATTGAGCATTCATCAGACTGACGGCTCAGGTAAAATTGCATTGCTTTTGAGTGTCGTGGGCCGAGGCACATCGTGGCTTTCTCGATGCCAGAGGGGAGATTGCCTTGACCTTGTGGGACCTCTGGGCAATGGCTTTTCTATTCAGTCTGCTTCTCGCAGGCTTCTTCTGATAGGTGGTGGAATTGGTATCGCGCCTTTGATCTTTCTGGCAGATAGAGCTCTTAGCCAGGGATGCTCGGTCACGCTTCTCGTGGGAGCTCAGGATGCCTCCTCTCTTTACCCCAGATATCTGCTGTCACCATCGATCAACCTTATCACAGCTACTGAGGATGGCTCGGAAGGGGCAAGAGGCATGGTGACTGACATTATTGGTGATCTTGCCAAGCAGACTGACCAGCTCTTTGCGTGCGGGCCAGTCTCCATGTACCAGTCTATGTTAGCCAATGAGTGCTTGATATCAAGGCCGCTCCAGGTCTCTCTGGAGATGGTGATGGGTTGTGGGGTGGGAGCATGTTACGGCTGTACCATAAAGACTGGGAATGGGCTGCGACAGGTATGTCAGGATGGGCCCGTGTTCGATCTGAATGATATTATCTGGTAGAGGAGGTGATGCCAAGTGGTGGAGGGCAGGCGGATAAGGATCAAGCCCAATGGTAATTGTGAGATTATTGACATAACTGGACAGGTAGCAAAAGAAGTTGATGGTTCACCTATCGGGAGTGGAATCGTAACTGTCTTTGCGGTTGGATCAACCGCAGGAATTGCCACGATTGAGTTTGAATCCGGGCTATTGTCTGACTTCAAGGAAATGTGGGATAGGGTGGCTCCTGTTGGTATGGACTACCAGCATAACCGTGCTTGGGGAGATGGTAATGGCCACTCGCACATGCGTGCCTCGCTTCTCAGTGCCTCTCTCACCGTACCCTTTATCAACAAGAAGATGACTTTGGGAACTTGGCAGCAGATTGTCTATGTGGATTTTGATAACCGTCCCCGATCAAGGGAGGTAGTCGTTCAGATCATAGGAGAATAGGCATCGAACGCCGGCCTGTTCACAGCTGGTATATTAGAGGCTGAGAAGATAGCTACTGAAGTACAGGGCTGTGTCTTGAGGCAGGGTTCCCGGCCTATCCCTCGATTGGCAGAGCCGCTCAGGCTATTGCCCAGCTTATCACTTACCATGAAAATCGAGGTTCGTAGGCATCTTATAGCTTTCTCTCGGTTTCACTTTAGTTGTCTCCTCTAATTGTCTTAATGTTTCCACTGCCTTCTTGTTTGCAGGACGCTGTGTTCCTTATTCCTCTTAATTCCCTTGAATAGACATGATTGAGAAAGCAGCCTAATAAGGATATTCATGGATTGCTCTTCCCAAAAGTGGACTTATTCTGAAGCCTAGTATATAATACTGGGGTTGTGTTTGGATGGTTAGTGTTTATTGTTCGCTGCCAAATCAGTCGCGGTTTATCTTGACTTTTAGTGTGGTTGATGATAAATTACAACCTCGGGTTTTTTCGTAGATAAAATGCCTACAGTTAATCAACTTGTGAGACATGGGCGGAAGAAGATCTTGCGGAGGACGAAGTGTCCATCGTTGCGCGTTGGGTTTAATTCGCTGAAGCGCCGTGTAACAAGAAGCAAGGGTTGTCCGCAGAAGAGGGGCGTTTGTATCGAGGTTAAGACCATGACCCCCAAGAAGCCAAATTCTGCCTTGCGTAAGATTGCCAGGGTGCGATTGACCAATGGAATGGAGGTCACTGCCTACATTCCTGGTGAAGGGCATAATTTGCAGGAACACTCTGTAGTGCTGATTCGGGGCGGTCGTGTAAAAGATTTGCCTGGAGTACGCTACCACATTGTGCGTGGCACCCTGGATGCCGGTGGCGTGGTTGAGCGCCGACAGGGCCGCAGTAGATATGGGGCAAAGCGGGTAAAAGGCTCGGGAGCTTCTGGAGCCTAGGGTTTCCTGGGTTGTTGAGGGGTGGGTGAAGAAAGTGCCCGAGTCTTTTTTGTGGTCTGGAGACTAGACGATGACGAGAAAAGGTAAAGTACCAAAGAGAAAGACGCCGCCTGATACCAAATATGGTAGCCAGTTGGTATCTAGGTTCACAAACAAGTTGATGAAATGGGGCAAGAAGAGGAAAGCGGAGGGGATTATATACACCGCCCTTGAGATGGCTTCAGAACAGCTAAAGAAACCACCTGTCGAGGTTTTGGAGCAGGCGATCAAGAATACGACCCCTCTCCTTCAAGTGAAAGCCCGCCGTGTTGCTGGGGCAACTTATCAGGTGCCTGTAGAGGTGAGCGGTGACCGTGGCACGGCCATGGCGATAAGGTGGCTGCTGGATGCGTCCAGATCACGAAGCGGTAAGTCAATGGCAGAGAAGCTTACTGCTGAGATTGTAGATGCTTGTCATGGGCAGGGAGTGGCGGTCAAGAGGCGTGAGGATACTCATAAGATGGCAGATGCGAACAGAGCATTTGCACACTTCAGGTGGTAGAGAAGTTGGTTACTACCAAACAGCGTTCTCGAACGATTGATATGGCTGAATCAGGTATAGTTAAGGCAAAGGCGCGGGAGATGCCCCAGGTGTTTCCCCTATCCCATGTGAGAAATATTGGGATAATTGCTCACATAGATGCCGGTAAGACTACCGTCACCGAAAGGTTTCTCTATTGCACGGGGCGTACCTACAAGATCGGGGGGGTGGATGAAGGAACGGCAGTAATGGACTGGATGGATCAGGAACGTGAGCGGGGAATCACTATTACTGCTGCGGCTACTACCTGCCACTGGCTGGAGCATTGCATTAATATCATCGATACGCCTGGGCATGTGGATTTCACTGCCGAGGTGGAACGCAGTCTGCGGGTGCTTGATGGTGGAGTGGTGGTTTTTGATGCTGTTGCAGGTGTGCAACCTCAGTCAGAGACGGTGTGGCGCCAAGCGGATAGGTACCATGTTCCCAGAATCTGTTTTATCAATAAGATGGATCGTGTGGGTGCTAATTTCCATCGGACTGTGGCCATGATAGGCAAGATCCTCGGTTCCAAAGTGGTGACTGTTCAGTTACCTTTGGGTGAGGAGAAGTCCTTTGAGGGGATTATTGATCTGGTAGAAAACAGGGCCTGTATCTTCCCGGAAGATATCAATTCTCTGCCCATGGAGATGGATATTCCTCAAGACTATCTAGAGAGAGCCAAAGAGCAGCGAGAGTTATTGGTGGAGAGGTTGGCTGAAGAGGATGATCAGTTGATGGGGGCTTATTTGGAGGGGCGCAGCATCGCGGCTTTAGATATCAAGGAGGCCTTGCGTAGGGCAACTCTAGCTAATAGGGTTGTTCCTGTTCTTTGTGGCAGTGCTTTGTGGAACAAGGGGATTCAGCCACTTCTTGATAGTGTAGTGGATTATCTTCCTTCACCTTTAGATGTGCCAGCGGTTGAGGGCACTGATCCTGAAACTGGAGCGATGGCTACACGCCCAGCGGATATAGAGGCACCTTTCTCAGCCCTTGCCTTTAAGGTGGTTACTGATCCCTTTGTTGGCAGGCTGGTGTATCTCAGGGTTTATTCAGGCAAGGCGGAATCCGGAGCAAGATTGTTCAATGCTACCAGGGATCAGAAAGAGCGCCTTGGTAGATTGCTCCTAATGCATGCGAATCATAGAGAAGACGTAAATGAGGCCTGTGCTGGCGGGATTGTTGCAGCGATAGGTTTGAAGAATACCCTCACAGGTGACACACTGTGCGATCCCGGTGCCCCTGTCATTCTTGAGAATATTCGTTTTCCTATGCCGGTGATATCGGTTGCTATTGAGGCGAAGACTAAAGCTGATCAGGACAGGATAGGGGAGGCCCTCCAGAAGTTGATGGAAGAAGATCCTACTTTCGAAACACATTATGATGAAGAAACTGGCCAGACCATCATATCCGGAATGGGTGAGCTTCATTTGGAAGTTCTGTTGGAGCGCATGCGTCGCGAGTTTAGAGTGGAGTCAAAGACAGGCAAGCCGCAGGTGGCATATAAGGAGACTATCACCGAGTCGGTGGAGGCAGAGGGAAGATTCATCAGACAGTTTGGTGGGCATGGGCAGTACGGTTGCGTGGTGCTCGGACTGGAGCCCGGCGAGAGGGGTAGCGGTTTTGCCTTTTTCAACAAGATCAAGGCTGGCGCTATACCCAGGGAATTCATCCCGGCAGTTGAAGCTGGCGTGAAGGAAGCCTTGCAGAGAGGGGTGTTGGCTAACTATCCTGTAGTTGATGTCAAAGTGACACTTCGTGATGGTAGTTTTCATGATGTGGATTCCTCCGAAATTGCTTTCAAGATGGCCGGATCAATGGCTTTTAAGGAGGGAGTGCGCCGAGCTAAACCTGTGATTCTTGAGCCCATTATGAAACTGGAAGTGTTTACTCCGGAGCAGTTCCTGGGTGATATCCTGGGAGATCTTAATGCTAGAAGAGCGCGAATTGATGGCATCGAAGCCCTGGGAGATATGAGGGTTATTCATTGTTTCATATCCTTGGGGGAGACTTTTGGCTACGCCACCGTAATCCGGTCCTTGAGCAAGGGTAAATCAACTCACTCCATGGAATTTCATCGTTATCAAGAGGTACCCTCGGGTTTGGTGGATCAGATTATTCCTAAAGCCAAGGGAAGGGTAGTTTAACGTGCCGAAGCAGAAGATCCGAATTAAGTTGAAGTCTTTTGACCATAAGGTGCTTGATCAGTCCGCGGTTCAGATCACGGAGACAGCGGAGCAGACTGGAGCCCGAGTGGCAGGGCCAGTTCCTTTGCCAACGCACATTCAGAAATTCTGTGTTATCCGATCTCCCTTTATTGATAAAGACTCTAGAGAGCAATTTGAGATCAGGACTCACAGGCGTCTTATAGATATTATTGACCCTACCCCAAAAACGATCGAGGCTCTAACCCGGCTCAACCTTCCCGCGGGGGTAGATGTGGAGATAAAGCTGTAGGGTGGATACTGCTGGGCAAAAGAGGGACAGGGGATCTGGGTTGTCGATGACGATGAAGGAAGGTAATGGAGCCATTAAGAAAAGCGGTATGGGGCTTTATCAGGGAGTTCTTTGGGTGGGAAGATAATGGCGACAGCGATTAAGGGCATTCTAGGTCGCAAGTTGGGCATGACACAAATGTTTGATGAAGGCGGGAGCCTGGAGGCAGTTACTGCTATTGAAGCTGGTCCTTGTGTTGTTTCTCAAGTGAAAACCCAAGCTAAGGATGGCTATAGTGCAGTACAACTCGGTTTTGGTGAGGCCAAGCGCCTCAATTCTCCAATGAAGGGGCATCTTAAGGGAGCAGGTCGTCAACTGAGATATCTTAGGGAGATTACGGTTGATGAAGGCGCTGCGTTTGAGGTAGGCCAGAGTCTGAACGCTGGTATATTTGAAAAAGGCGAGAGAGTTGATATAAGAGGGATATCAAAAGGCAAAGGTTTTGCAGGCGGGGTGAAACGATATCACTTTCGAGGGGGGCCCAAAACACATGGTCAGTCAGACCGGCACCGTGCCCCTGGTTCAGTTGGTGGTACCACTTCTCCTGGCCGGGTGTACAAGGGCACGCGTATGGCCGGGCATATGGGGAGCAATAGGGTAATTATCCGCAATCTAGAGGTGGTGCAGGCTGACGCAGGACGCAATCTTATCTTGGTAAATGGTGCAGTACCTGGTGCTGTGGGTGGGCTATTGTTGATTACGAGCAGGAAGTTGGCCAAGAAGAGAAGGTAGAGATGCAGTTCCCAGTCCATAACGTTGAAGGTCGGGTTGTTGAACAGGTGCAGATTGAAGATAGCGTTTTTGCGCAACCTTTCAATGAAGGCTTGGTGCATCAGGCTATGGTGAGGCAATTGGCCAATGCTCGACAAGGAACAGCGGATACCAAGACGAGGGGTTTGGTGTCTGGGAGCACCAGAAAGCTCTATCGCCAGAAGCATACGGGTCGTGCTCGCCGAGGTAGTATACGCTCACCTCTCCTCAGGGGTGGTGGTATAGTTTTTGGCCCTCACCCTAGAAGTTATAGGCAAAGGATGCCTAAGAAGATGCGCCGTTTGGCGCTGAAATGTGTACTTTCAGCAAAGGCTTCTTCAGGTGAGATGGTAATAATAGACCGATTCCAGATGAGTCAACCCAAAGCGATGGAGATGGGTCGAATATTAAAGGCACTGGGCGTTGATTCATCGGTTCTCATTGCTACTCTTGGGCCGGAGTCGGATGTAATCTTGTCAGCACGCAATTTGGCGGGAACGAAGACGCTACCGGCCGGATTGCTTAATGTGGTAGATGTCCTTTCCTATAAATTTTTAGTAATTACCGTAGAGGGGTTGCGCCATTTGGAGAAACTGTTAATAGGTGGCAGAACGGATACCCAGGTTGGATAGGAAAATGCATCTATATCAGGTATTGCGTCGTCCTTTAATTACCGAAAAGATTACTGCTCTTCAGGAGCATAATAAGTATGCCTTTGAGGTGGCTGATGGATCCAACAAGCATCAAATCAAAGAGGCAGTGGAGAAGGCTTTTAAGGTGAATGTTGAGGATGTAAATGTAATCACTGTCCCTGGTAAGACAAGAAGGATGGGAAGACGTCAGGTGAAGGCCTCTTCATGGAAAAAGGCTTTGGTTACCATCAAGGCAGGGCAGAAGATTGAGTTTTTTGAGGGTGTTTAGAAATGGCGCTTAGGGTATATAAACCGACATCCCCGGGCAGGCGAGGTCAGATCGGGCCGACCTTTGAGGAAATTACCAAGAAGGAGCCAGAGAAATCCCTGCTCTTGCCGCTGAAAAGGAAGGCTGGCCGTAACAATCAAGGCAGGGTAACAGTTAGACATAGAGGTGGTGGTGCCAAGCGGATGCTACGGATTATCGATTTCAAGCGGGACAAGATTGGGATATCTGCTGAGGTATTAGCTATTGAATATGACCCCAACCGCTCAGCTTATATTGCATTGGTTCAGTATGCCGATGGAGAGAAGCGTTATATCCTTGCCCCACTCGGATTGATGGTGGGACACATTGTTACCTCGGGTCCTGATACTGAGGTGAAGCTAGGAAATGCTCTACCATTGGGGCAGATTCCCGTAGGTGTCATGATTCACAACATTGAATTACAGCATGGCAAGGGTGGGCAGATAGTGCGCAGTGCCGGGACCTCTGCTCAGGTTATTGGGCGTGATGATGGCTATAGCTTGGTGAAGTTGCCTTCTGGTGAAGTGCGTAAGATTCTGAGTGTTTGTATAGCTACGGTTGGACAAGTGGGCAATGTAGATCATCAGAATGTGAAGTTGGGTAAGGCTGGTCGCAAGAGATGGATGGGCAGGCGACCTGAGGTGCGAGGAGCAGTAATGAGCCCGCGTGATCACCCACATGGTGGGGGTGAGGGTAGAAATCCTAGAGGTATGAATCCGAAGACTCCTTGGGGGAAACCAGCCTTGGGCTACAAGACTCGCAGGAACAAAGTAAGCGATAGGATGATTGTCAAACGGAGAGAGAAATAGGGAAATGGGAAGATCGGTAAAAAAGGGTCCGTTTGTTGATGCCAAGCTGATGAAGAAGGTAGAAGCTGTTGATTTGGGGAAAGAGAAAGTGGTGATAAAGACGTGGGCGCGAGCCTCAACTATTGTGCCTGAAATGGTGGGGCATACTATTGCTGTCCACGATGGAAGAAGACATGTACCTATCTTCATAACCGAGAATATGGTGGGGCACAGGCTGGGCGAGTTTGCCCCTACTCGGACCTTCAGGGGGCATGTGGGTAGGTCGGAGAAAGTGGTTTAGAGGTCACGATGGAAGTCAAGGCAGTAGCTAAACATGTTGGCATATCGCCTCAGAAACTAGCCTTGTTGGCGGCAACAGTGCGTGGAAAGAAGGTGGATGAGGCCTTAGCTGTACTTAAGTTGTCTCCAACTCCGTCAGCTAGGGCGATAGCCAAGGTAATCAAATCGGCTTCTGCTAATGCTGAGAATAACTTTCAAATGACACCATCTGAGCTTAAGGTCGTGAGGCTCTTTGTTGATCAAGGGGCAACCCTAAAAAGAATTCGTGCCCAGGCTCGAGGGCGGGTAAGCCCTATACTCAGACACTCGAGTCATATTACGGCTATTGTAGATACGGAGGAGTAGTTGGGACATAAGGTTCATCCTACTGGGTTCAGGCTTGGTATTACCACTGATTGGCGTTCAAGGTGGTATTCTGAGAAGCACTATACTGAATTTGTGCGAGAAGACTTTCGTATCCGTAAGCTAGTTATGGCAAAGACAGATGAGGCGGGTGTCTCTAGGGTAGAAATTGAGCGTTGGGCGAATGAAGTAGTGGTGACTGTTCATGCTGCCAAACCAGGCATTGTTATTGGGCGTGGAGGGCAAAGGGTAAATGAGTTAAGGGGTTCGCTGGAAGCCCTTTGTGGTAGAAAGATTCGTCTGAACATACATGAAGTTAGAGAGCCGGAACTGGATGCTTACCTTGTAGCCAAGAGTGTGGCGACCCAAATGGAGCGTCAGATATCGTACCGCAGGGCCATAAAAAGGGCGATTTCTCGTACGATGCAGGCCGGTGCTAAAGGGGTGAAGGTAATTTGCTCTGGGAGACTTGGTGGTGCGGAGATCGCTCGTAGAATGACATTTCGTGAAGGGCGAGTGCCTCTACATACATTGCGTGCTGACATCGATTACGGTTTGGTCGAGGCGCGTACATTATTAGGACGTGTTGGAGTAAAGGTTTGGATATACAAGGGCGATGTCCTTCCAAAGGTGGAGGAACCAGAGATGCCACCTCCTCAGCCCTCTGGTACGTTGGCCCCTGCGAAGCAACGAGAAAAGCCGGTTGTGGATCAACCAATTGAGGTAGGAAAAGATGTTACAGCCGAGTAGGGTAAAGCACCGGATGGTGCACAGGGGTAGGATCAGGGGGATAGCCCATGCAGGGAATAGCCTGGTTTTTGGGGATTTTGGACTTCAGGCCTTGGAAGGTACTTGGCTTACCGCCAGGCAGATCGAGGCGGCACGTCGGGCTATTGTCCACCATCTTCGCCGTGGAGTCATTTTATGGGTTCGCGTTTTCCCCGACAAGCCGTTGACCAAGAAACCAGCAGAGGTGCGTATGGGCAGTGGTAAAGGCAGCTTGGATCACTGGGTGGCAGTGGTCAAGCCGGGCAGGATCATCTTTGAAATCGGTGGAGTGAAGGAGGAGGCAGCAAAGGAAGCAATGCGTCTTGCCTCTCATAAGCTCCCCATTGAGACTAAGTTTGTGACTAAGGGGGCGGAGTGAAGGTGGAGGAGATTCGCGCTCTGAGTGATGGTGATCTCTCAGGGCAGTTAGAGGAGGCTCAACGGGAGCTTTTTAATTTGCGCTTTCGCTTGGCTACGAAACAGCTTGTGAACCATCGTGAGGTTCGTAAGGCCAAAAAGAATATTGCCAGAATCAAAACTGTATTGCGGGAAAGAGAGTTGGTTCAGTCCTAGACGTTAATGGGGAGTTGCCTTGGTGTCGTGTGAATATACGGCTTGTAGTCAAATAAGTGAGCGGGGCTAGTTAATGGAGAAAAGACGGAAAACTCTTGTGGGGTATGTGTTGGTCAATAGAATGGATAAGACAGTTGTGGTAGCTGTGGAGTTGAGGAGAGCCGATCCCTCATATAAGAAGATTGTCAGACGCAGGATTAGAATGAAAGCTCATGATGAGAGCAATGCTTGCCAGATCGGGGATGTGGTGAGGATTATGGAGAGCCGCCCTCTTTCCAAGACCAAGCATTGGCGTGTAGTAGAGATAGTATCCAAGAATGAGGCGGTTGAGGTTAAGCCTGATGATTCAGCCATATAGTAGACTTAGAGTGGCCGATAATACTGGAGCAAAAACTATTATGTGCATTCATGTGTCTGGAGGCACAAGACGGAGGTATGCTACCCTTGGTGATGTCATTGTTGCAGCCGTAAAACAGGCGATGCCTAGGGGGTTGGTGAAACAGGGTGACGTGGTAAAGGCGGTCATTGTGCGAACTACAAGACCTTATCGCCGCCGCGATGGCTCATATATTAGATTTGATGACAATGCGGCTGTTATTCTGGCTGAACAAAACAATCCGAAGGGCAGCCGTGTCTTTGGACCTGTAGCTAGAGAGCTAAGGGAGAAGAATTTTACTAAGATTATCTCCTTGGCGCCTGAGGTATTGTAGGGATAAATGAAGATTCGCAAGAACGATAGCGTCATTGTTATCAGTGGTAAGGATAAGGGGAAGAAGGGTAAGGTGCGGTTTGCCTATCCGGGCGAGGATCGCTTGGTAGTGGAAGGTATTAACATGATTAAGAAACATGCGAAAGCCCGGGCTGCTACAAGGCAGGCTGGTATCATTGAGAGAGAAGCTACTCTTCATGTGTCCAAGGTAATGTTAGTCTGTAACAAGTGTAACCGCCCGACGCGGGTGGGTTCTCGCTTTCTGGAGGGCAAGAGAGTTCGTGCTTGCTCTTCTTGCCATGAGGTGATTGATTAGCTGTGGAAAATAATGCTCAACCGAGACTAAAAGAAAAATATAGCCGTGAAGTTGTACCTGTTCTTATGAAGGATTTCAACTATAGTAGTGTCATGCGTGTACCACGGATAGAGAAGGTTGTGATTAATATTGGTCTGGGAGAGGCAACTCAAAACCCGAAGGCTCTGGAAGGTGCAGAGAGAGATCTGGCCATTATTTCGGGGCAACATCCGATTATTACACGAGCCAGGAAGTCTATCGCTAGTTTTAAGCTGCGAGCTGGCATGCCTATAGGTATGAAAGTGACGCTACGCGGAAGACGGATGTATGAATTCTTGGACAGGTTACTCAATGCTGTTCTTCCTCGCATTAGGGATTTTCGAGGGGTTTCAAGGAATTCCTTTGATGGAAAGGGCAATTACAGTCTAGGGATGAAAGATCAGTTGGTTTTTCCTGAGATTGACTATGACAAAGTCGATAAGGCTAGGGGGTTCGAAATCACTATTGTGACTACTGCTCGTTCTGATGAGGAAGGTAGGCGTCTCTTGGAGCTTCTGGGGATGCCATTCATGAGAGGTTAGTAAGTGGCGAAATTATCTAAGATTCTAAAATCGCAGCGTGATCCTAAGTACAAGGTGCAGGGGCATAATCGATGTAGGTTGTGTGGCAGGCCACGTGCCTATATGCGTAAGTTTGGGATGTGTCGTATTTGCTTCCGTGAATTGGCTCTCAAAGGGGAGCTCGCGGGAGTCAAGAAATCAAGTTGGTGAGATAGAATGACTACTGATCCAATCGCAGATATGCTGACACGGATAAGGAATGCCAATATGGTGAGGCATGAGTTTGTCTTGATGCCCTGGTCCAAGGTGAAGGTGGCGATTGCCAAGATCCTTAAAGAAGAGGGATTTGTTCATGATTACGAAGTGCTCAAGGGCAGACCGACGCGTACAATAAAGATTCGCCTCAGGTATGGTGATAAGAATCAGCCAATGATTATGGGACTGAAAAGGGTGAGCAAGCCTGGACTTAGAGTCTATGTAGGATCTTCAGGGATACCTCGCGTCTACGGAGGTCTGGGTATTGCTATGCTTTCTACGCCAAAAGGTGTAATGACTGGACGGCAGGCATGGAAACAGCATCTTGGTGGTGAATTGCTGTGCTATGTATGGTGATCATGAGTAGATTGGCTTGGTGTAAGAATGTCCAGAATAGGTAAGCTTCCTATACGTCTACCTCCTAGTGTAACAGCGGATATCAAAGGGAGTGATGTGACTATCAAGGGACCAAAGGGGGAATTGCATCGATCATTTGTCCCATCAATGTCCATTGTTCTGAAGGATGGTATTTTGGTTGTTTCCCCGCCTGGTGATAGTGAGGTTCATGGCGCGCTCCATGGGTTAACTCGTGCCCTGCTGGCTAATATGGTTGAGGGAGTAAGCAAGGGCTTCGAGAGACTTCTGGAGGTTGTTGGCGTTGGCTATCGAGCTCAGAAGGCTGGTGATAAGCTGGTTCTCCAGGTGGGATTTACTCATCCAGTGGAAATATTGCCTCCTCCAGGTATATCTGTGGTGGTGGAGGGTACAAATCGAATCAAGGTGGTTGGGGTAGATAAAGAATCAGTGGGTGAAGTGGCTGCTGGGATTCGTGCTATTCGCCCTTGCGATTCCTATAAGGGTAAGGGCATCAGGTATGTGGGAGAGAGGACTCGCCTTAAGCCTGGGAAAGCCGGCAGAGCAGCA
The nucleotide sequence above comes from Chloroflexota bacterium. Encoded proteins:
- the rplW gene encoding 50S ribosomal protein L23 translates to MHLYQVLRRPLITEKITALQEHNKYAFEVADGSNKHQIKEAVEKAFKVNVEDVNVITVPGKTRRMGRRQVKASSWKKALVTIKAGQKIEFFEGV
- the rplB gene encoding 50S ribosomal protein L2, encoding MALRVYKPTSPGRRGQIGPTFEEITKKEPEKSLLLPLKRKAGRNNQGRVTVRHRGGGAKRMLRIIDFKRDKIGISAEVLAIEYDPNRSAYIALVQYADGEKRYILAPLGLMVGHIVTSGPDTEVKLGNALPLGQIPVGVMIHNIELQHGKGGQIVRSAGTSAQVIGRDDGYSLVKLPSGEVRKILSVCIATVGQVGNVDHQNVKLGKAGRKRWMGRRPEVRGAVMSPRDHPHGGGEGRNPRGMNPKTPWGKPALGYKTRRNKVSDRMIVKRREK
- the rpsS gene encoding 30S ribosomal protein S19; the encoded protein is MGRSVKKGPFVDAKLMKKVEAVDLGKEKVVIKTWARASTIVPEMVGHTIAVHDGRRHVPIFITENMVGHRLGEFAPTRTFRGHVGRSEKVV
- the rplV gene encoding 50S ribosomal protein L22, giving the protein MEVKAVAKHVGISPQKLALLAATVRGKKVDEALAVLKLSPTPSARAIAKVIKSASANAENNFQMTPSELKVVRLFVDQGATLKRIRAQARGRVSPILRHSSHITAIVDTEE
- the rplP gene encoding 50S ribosomal protein L16, coding for MLQPSRVKHRMVHRGRIRGIAHAGNSLVFGDFGLQALEGTWLTARQIEAARRAIVHHLRRGVILWVRVFPDKPLTKKPAEVRMGSGKGSLDHWVAVVKPGRIIFEIGGVKEEAAKEAMRLASHKLPIETKFVTKGAE
- the rpmC gene encoding 50S ribosomal protein L29, with the protein product MKVEEIRALSDGDLSGQLEEAQRELFNLRFRLATKQLVNHREVRKAKKNIARIKTVLRERELVQS
- the rpsQ gene encoding 30S ribosomal protein S17 codes for the protein MEKRRKTLVGYVLVNRMDKTVVVAVELRRADPSYKKIVRRRIRMKAHDESNACQIGDVVRIMESRPLSKTKHWRVVEIVSKNEAVEVKPDDSAI
- the rplN gene encoding 50S ribosomal protein L14, producing MIQPYSRLRVADNTGAKTIMCIHVSGGTRRRYATLGDVIVAAVKQAMPRGLVKQGDVVKAVIVRTTRPYRRRDGSYIRFDDNAAVILAEQNNPKGSRVFGPVARELREKNFTKIISLAPEVL
- the rplX gene encoding 50S ribosomal protein L24; this encodes MKIRKNDSVIVISGKDKGKKGKVRFAYPGEDRLVVEGINMIKKHAKARAATRQAGIIEREATLHVSKVMLVCNKCNRPTRVGSRFLEGKRVRACSSCHEVID
- the rplE gene encoding 50S ribosomal protein L5 — translated: MENNAQPRLKEKYSREVVPVLMKDFNYSSVMRVPRIEKVVINIGLGEATQNPKALEGAERDLAIISGQHPIITRARKSIASFKLRAGMPIGMKVTLRGRRMYEFLDRLLNAVLPRIRDFRGVSRNSFDGKGNYSLGMKDQLVFPEIDYDKVDKARGFEITIVTTARSDEEGRRLLELLGMPFMRG
- a CDS encoding type Z 30S ribosomal protein S14; its protein translation is MAKLSKILKSQRDPKYKVQGHNRCRLCGRPRAYMRKFGMCRICFRELALKGELAGVKKSSW
- the rpsH gene encoding 30S ribosomal protein S8, translated to MTTDPIADMLTRIRNANMVRHEFVLMPWSKVKVAIAKILKEEGFVHDYEVLKGRPTRTIKIRLRYGDKNQPMIMGLKRVSKPGLRVYVGSSGIPRVYGGLGIAMLSTPKGVMTGRQAWKQHLGGELLCYVW
- the rplF gene encoding 50S ribosomal protein L6, which codes for MSRIGKLPIRLPPSVTADIKGSDVTIKGPKGELHRSFVPSMSIVLKDGILVVSPPGDSEVHGALHGLTRALLANMVEGVSKGFERLLEVVGVGYRAQKAGDKLVLQVGFTHPVEILPPPGISVVVEGTNRIKVVGVDKESVGEVAAGIRAIRPCDSYKGKGIRYVGERTRLKPGKAGRAAAKK